The window TATAACTTTATTTCTAGCAATAACAACAAATAAAATAGATAAAATGATCAGCCAAATAAATATTACTAAGAATAAAAAGTTCAAACTTGGTTCACCTTAAATTGAGATATAAGTTCTAAAGGAGTATTGCAAACCCAATCCAATGCGTCAGACTCAGAAGCCCCTAGTGATGTTAGTAGTGAAATTTTAGAGTAAGGGCTCCACACTTCATTGAACTTAGTAGCACATGATGAAATTAATGGAAATCTTATCCATCTACTAGACCATGTAATCAGTCTATATATCACGTCAAACGTCACTTCATTAAGTCTTACCTCTACGAATTTATTATACTGTGATATGAGACTTAACATGGTCTTT is drawn from Sulfolobus acidocaldarius SUSAZ and contains these coding sequences:
- a CDS encoding RNase P subunit p30, which produces MLLVEPCVLNSDLFPFLKRLGYDYFLSEDGKQSLRRYTIVCNNTKALYNALKSTPKATIFVKPLSLDALKSAIIDHRVNAIILGRDNLSLFKKTMLSLISQYNKFVEVRLNEVTFDVIYRLITWSSRWIRFPLISSCATKFNEVWSPYSKISLLTSLGASESDALDWVCNTPLELISQFKVNQV